One window of the Nicotiana tabacum cultivar K326 chromosome 4, ASM71507v2, whole genome shotgun sequence genome contains the following:
- the LOC107821917 gene encoding OVARIAN TUMOR DOMAIN-containing deubiquitinating enzyme 4, translated as MTSRFCNIVLQAPANSLRFCISTKPTKLHYSTISTSKSHCFLSSINFDGSHKRCVGSSISKLKSSCHSLTLKTAVNPRYTWKACCDISLRSQNVNMRLSLPTQSKIPKNRCKLAHISGQRHHTCAGLFSGLLVCYSTSELVHAESSGENRANNCHSSATGYSHGKKVYTDYSVIGIPGDGRCLFRSVAHGACLRSGKPPPDENLQRQLADELRASVADEFIKRREETEWFIEGDFDTYVARIRKSHVWGGEPELLMASHVLQMPINVYMYDQDARGLISIAEYGEEYGKENPIKVLYHGFGHYDALHISGKKGPRSKL; from the exons ATGACAAGTCGCTTCTGTAATATAGTTTTGCAAGCACCAGCCAACTCTTTGCGTTTTTGTATCTCAACCAAGCCTACAAAACTCCATTACTCTACTATCTCTACGTCCAAGTCACATTGTTTCTTATCTTCAATTAACTTTGATGGATCCCATAAAAGATGTGTTGGGTCTAGTATCTCCAAGCTGAAGAGCAGTTGCCACTCGTTAACGCTTAAAACTGCAGTTAATCCCAGATATACCTGGAAGGCGTGCTGTGATATTTCTCTTCGGTCCcaaaatgtgaatatgaggctTTCTTTGCCCACTCAGTCAAAGATTCCAAAAAACAGATGCAAACTTGCGCATATTTCTGGACAGAGACATCATACATGTGCTGGTTTATTTTCTGGCTTGTTGGTCTGCTACTCAACCTCTGAACTGGTACATGCAGAATCATCAGGAGAAAATAGGGCAAATAACTGTCATTCCTCGGCCACTGGCTATTCACATGGAAAGAAGGTCTATACTGACTACTCTGTAATTG GTATACCTGGAGATGGAAGATGTTTATTTCGTTCTGTTGCGCATGGTGCTTGTTTAAGGTCAGGGAAGCCCCCTCCTGATGAGAACCTACAGAGGCAATTGGCGGATGAATTGCGGGCCAGT GTGGCAGATGAATTTATAAAGAGGCGAGAAGAGACTGAATG GTTCATCGAAGGTGATTTTGACACATATGTTGCACGGATAAGGAAGTCTCATGTGTGGGGAGGTGAACCGGAACTCTTGATGGCTTCTCATGTTCTCCA GATGCCAATTAATGTTTACATGTATGACCAAGACGCTCGTGGCCTGATTTCTATTGCTGAATATGGGGAAGAATATGGCAAAGAAAATCCAATTAAGGTTCTGTATCACGGCTTCGGTCATTATGATGCATTGCACATTTCTGGGAAGAAAGGTCCAAGATCAAAACTTTAA